In Bacillota bacterium, the sequence CAAAAGAAATTGCTTTCCGCCAGAATATCCCCGCCAATTTTTTGCCTCAGATCATAGCCATGTTAGGCAGCAAAGGCTGGGTTGAAGGTGTGCGCGGTCCTGGTGGAGGTGTCCGGTTAATTGGTGATCCTCACAAAATTAGTGTGCTGGAAATTGTTGAAGTCATCGAAGGTCCGATTGCGATTACACGCTGCTTGTCTTCAGAAGCTGAATGCATTAATGAAGCATTATGCCCACTGCATCCAGTTTGGAAACAGGCTCAGGAAGCTATGCTTGGAGTATTATCCAACACCACATTAACTGATCTGATTGAGATCAGAAAACAGCAGGAAAGCCAAGAAAATCGCATTAATCAATAGGAGGCACAGACATGGCAGGAAGGAACAAGTTTGCCAGATTAACTGTTCTAGTTTTGCTGCTGACCAGCTTCTGGTCGACAGCAGCTGCAGCGATGCAGATTGGATTTGTTGATTATGAATTCCTTTTTTCTGCTCATCCCGAGTATCCTCTGAAAAATCAAGAGTATCAGCAGGCAGTGCTGGAATACAACAGTGAGTTTGAACAAAAAATGGAGCAGGCGGCTGATGAAAATGAAATCAGCGAATTATACGCATACTATAGTTCTCTAGTCGCTCAATTTGAGGAGGATTTACGCATTTATATCCTTAATTCTCTTAATCAGCACATTGCCAAAGTAGCACAGGAGCAACAGATTGATGTTGTTTTGGTCAATACCATGGTAATTTATGGCGGGGTTGATCTGACTAAATCCGTTGTTGAAGAAATGTATCGGGCGTACGGTATTTCTGTTCCATCTTACATTCGCCAGCATTTTGAATAAGAGGGACAGGTTGATACAAAAAAAAGAGGAGGTTGAAGAAGTATGGAAAAGTGGGAATGCACAGTATGTGGTTATGTCTATGATCCAGAAGAGGGCGATTCAACTCAAGGTGTTGAACCGGGTGTAGCTTTTGAAGATCTGCCGGAAGATTGGGTATGCCCAGAGTGCGGTGTAGGGAAAGATATGTTTGAGAAGCTCAGCTAAGATTTAAAGGAGGAATTTCTACATAATGGCTAATCCAAGTGTTGATCATGATCTCTGCATCGGCTGCGGCCTGTGCGCAGAGATTTGTCCGGACGTTTTTGAAATGAACGATGACAATTTAGCCGTTGTTAAGGAAGGAGCCGACTGCGCTGCAGCTGGATGCTGTGAAGAAGCAGCCGATTCCTGCCCAACTGATGCAATTTCTCTGTAGTTTTCGGCCCCGCTAGGGGCTTTTTTATTGGCATAATAGGTCTCAATTGGTAGAAGAGCCAGCAGATTACCTGCTTATATTCGGTGCATACCGGGTACATTAAGATTGCACCGGAACTTAAGGAGGTGAACTTGCATGGCATTAGGTTCAAGTACTTCAAACAAAGTTGTGATACCGCAAGCAATCCAAGCCATGAATCAGTTTAAGTATGAAGTAGCAACTGAATTAGGCATTAATCCGGAGTACA encodes:
- a CDS encoding Rrf2 family transcriptional regulator — encoded protein: MEVTKKAEYAISALLELAMNPGQFISSKEIAFRQNIPANFLPQIIAMLGSKGWVEGVRGPGGGVRLIGDPHKISVLEIVEVIEGPIAITRCLSSEAECINEALCPLHPVWKQAQEAMLGVLSNTTLTDLIEIRKQQESQENRINQ
- a CDS encoding OmpH family outer membrane protein, with the translated sequence MAGRNKFARLTVLVLLLTSFWSTAAAAMQIGFVDYEFLFSAHPEYPLKNQEYQQAVLEYNSEFEQKMEQAADENEISELYAYYSSLVAQFEEDLRIYILNSLNQHIAKVAQEQQIDVVLVNTMVIYGGVDLTKSVVEEMYRAYGISVPSYIRQHFE
- a CDS encoding rubredoxin, with the translated sequence MEKWECTVCGYVYDPEEGDSTQGVEPGVAFEDLPEDWVCPECGVGKDMFEKLS
- a CDS encoding ferredoxin yields the protein MANPSVDHDLCIGCGLCAEICPDVFEMNDDNLAVVKEGADCAAAGCCEEAADSCPTDAISL